In Miscanthus floridulus cultivar M001 chromosome 5, ASM1932011v1, whole genome shotgun sequence, one genomic interval encodes:
- the LOC136453241 gene encoding GDSL esterase/lipase At4g10955-like — translation MTVGALCRCPLPQIPNTPPPRSPTWHPRIHALAHSTFLAPTPVRPLPIPLRARALHLAIAIPTPRREHEPGQGLGRGRMACAVAMPIDLPPAPAPAAEEVKAVEEDEEVVVEVEGGGCGGGAVVVAAADAEAEGHPYDFHVSGPRNLPPPNWKEIIRSSWKDPNYKRMVMACFIQAVYLLELDRQDQKGQEDGLAPKWWKPFKYKVTQTLVDERDGSIYGAMLEWDRSSALSDFILIRPSGAPRAVLALRGTLLQKPTMKRDLQDDLRFLVWESLKGSVRFVGALAALKSAVEKFGSANVCVAGHSLGAGFALQVCKELAKQGVFVECHLFNPPSVSLAMGVRSMSEKASYLWKKVKGSLPLKEETTPPLETAKAEASDKKRLRTEKKWVPHLYVNNSDYICCHYNAPSCSSTTTDGASDEQQQQRKASEIAGDVVAKLFVTSKGPQKFLEAHGLQQWWSDGMELQLALYDSKLISRQLKSIYTTTTMPSPAKS, via the exons ATGACCGTTGGGGCGCTGTGCCGCTGTCCCCTTCCTCAGATCCCAAATACCCCACCGCCGCGCTCTCCCACCTGGCACCCGAGAATCCACGCGCTCGCGCACTCTACATTCCTCGCCCCCACGCCGGTTCGACCGTTGCCGATCCCCCTTCGCGCACGCGCTCTCCATCTCGCCATCGCCATCCCCACCCCGCGCCGCGAGCACGAGCCCGGGCAGGGGCTTGGGCGGGGGCGTATGGCCTGCGCCGTGGCGATGCCGATCGACTTGCCCCCGGCTCCAGCTCCGGCGGCGGAGGAGGTGAAGGCggttgaggaggacgaggaggtggtggtggaggtggaagGAGGAGGGTGCGGCGGAGGCGCCGTGGTGGTGGCCGCggcggacgcggaggcggagggtCACCCCTACGATTTCCACGTATCCGGGCCGCGCAACCTGCCGCCGCCCAACTGGAAGGAGATAATCAGATCGAGCTG GAAGGATCCAAATTACAAAAGGATGGTAATGGCCTGCTTCATTCAAGCAGTCTACCTGCTTGAACTGGACAGGCAGGACCAGAAAGGCCAAGAGGATGGCCTCGCTCCAAAATGGTGGAAACCCTTCAAGTACAAGGTCACACAGACATTGGTGGATGAGAGAGATGGTTCCATCTATGGCGCCATGCTGGAGTGGGATCGTTCTTCTGCCTTATCTGACTTTATCCTCATAAGACCAAGCGGGGCCCCAAGGGCTGTGTTAGCTCTCAGAGGAACCCTCCTGCAGAAGCCAACTATGAAGAGAGACCTGCAGGATGACCTTCGTTTCTTGGTATGGGAGAGCCTCAAAGGTTCAGTGAGATTTGTTGGTGCTTTAGCAGCACTAAAATCAGCAGTTGAGAAGTTTGGCAGCGCCAATGTTTGTGTTGCTGGGCACTCCTTGGGAGCTGGCTTTGCACTTCAAGTCTGCAAAGAGCTTGCCAAACAAGGAGTTTTTGTGGAGTGTCATCTTTTCAATCCACCTTCTGTTTCACTGGCCATGGGTGTAAGGAGCATGAGTGAGAAGGCCAGCTACCTGTGGAAGAAAGTCAAAGGAAGTCTGCCATTGAAGGAAGAAACAACACCACCACTTGAGACTGCTAAGGCAGAGGCAAGTGACAAGAAGAGATTGCGCACCGAGAAGAAATGGGTGCCACATTTGTATGTCAACAACAGTGATTACATCTGCTGCCACTACAACGCTCCCTCTTGCTCGTCCACAACAACAGATGGTGCTTCTGATGAACAGCAACAACAACGCAAGGCAAGTGAGATTGCTGGTGATGTGGTCGCAAAGCTCTTTGTGACATCAAAAGGCCCGCAGAAGTTCCTTGAGGCGCATGGGCTACAGCAATGGTGGTCAGATGGCATGGAGCTGCAGCTGGCTCTCTATGACAGCAAGCTCATAAGCAGGCAGCTGAAATCCATctacacaacaacaacaatgccATCTCCTGCCAAGTCCTAG